The genomic DNA GCCTCAGTGCTGGCTGCACCGATTTATTTATTCGTAATTTCGATCTTTGTCCTGATTATTAGCGGTATCATCCATTACGTGGCAGGAGGAGCCCATGCTGCGGCACCGCAATTTGGAGCTACGGTATCCAACGTCAGTCTGTTTCTGCTGCTGAAGGCGTTCAGCTCAGGCTGCTCGGCGCTAACCGGGGTAGAGGCTGTCTCGAATGCCATTCCGAATTTCCGTAAGCCTGCTGCCAAAAATGCGGCAACTACGCTGATGATGATGGGTTTGATTCTCGGTTGTATGTTCATCGGAATCAGTCTGCTGGCTTATTGGTATGGTGTTCGTCCAAATCCGCACGAAACGGTCATTTCGCAAATTGCGAACGCAACTTTCGGGCGCGGTGTGATGTATTACATCATTCAGGGCGTGACGGCGTTAATCTTGTTTTTGGCGGCGAATACAGCTTATTCGGCCTTTCCGCTGCTTGCATTTATGCTGGCAAAAGACAAATACATGCCGCATATGTTCATGGTTCGCGGAGATCGACTCGGTTACTCGAACGGTATCCTGTTTCTGAGTATTTTCTCGGCATTGCTGGTTATCGTATTTGGTGGAAATACAGGAAATCTGATTCCACTTTATGCTGTAGGGGTATTTATCCCGTTTACGCTTTCCCAGCTTGGAATGATGATTCGCTGGATTCGTCTCAAGCCGTCAGGCTGGGTCGTCAAGCTTGCTATTAATACGATTGGGATGCTGACCACGCTGTCCATTACGCTTATTTTTATTTTCACCAAGTTTAGTCAGGTGTGGATGGTGTTTATCTTCCTGCCTTTGGTTTTGTATTTCTTTATGAAGATCAATGGTCATTACAAAAATACGGCTGAGCAGCTGCGGATCGACATTACGAAGGATAAGCCTATGGTCAAAGGCAATACGATCATT from Paenibacillus sp. FSL R10-2782 includes the following:
- a CDS encoding APC family permease, whose translation is MLSKVKRLLIGRPRKSTALEDEKLNKLKALAILSSDALSSVAYGTEQILIVLITAGFTALWYSIPISIAVLGLLVILILSYRQTIFSYPAGGGAYIVAQDNLGRAPSLIAGGSLLVDYILTVAVSSSAGTDAITSAFPSLHDHRIAIALIMIIFLTIMNLRGVTESASVLAAPIYLFVISIFVLIISGIIHYVAGGAHAAAPQFGATVSNVSLFLLLKAFSSGCSALTGVEAVSNAIPNFRKPAAKNAATTLMMMGLILGCMFIGISLLAYWYGVRPNPHETVISQIANATFGRGVMYYIIQGVTALILFLAANTAYSAFPLLAFMLAKDKYMPHMFMVRGDRLGYSNGILFLSIFSALLVIVFGGNTGNLIPLYAVGVFIPFTLSQLGMMIRWIRLKPSGWVVKLAINTIGMLTTLSITLIFIFTKFSQVWMVFIFLPLVLYFFMKINGHYKNTAEQLRIDITKDKPMVKGNTIIIPVAGITRVVMNTISYAKTLSDNVVAVYVGVDDEAIRKMEQKWEEWDVGIRLVVLKSRYRSIINPLRKFIDTVEWKKADEDHITVLIPQFITKHWWENILHNQTSLLMRAYLINYKDVIVTTVPFHLNK